The following proteins come from a genomic window of Macaca fascicularis isolate 582-1 chromosome 8, T2T-MFA8v1.1:
- the FSBP gene encoding fibrinogen silencer-binding protein: MVGKARSSNFTLSEKLDLLKLVKPYVKILEEHTNKHSVIVEKNRCWDIIAVNYNAIGVDRPPRTAQGLRTLYKRLKEYAKQELLQQKDTQSDFKSNISEPTKKVMEMIPQISSFCLVRDRNHIQSANLDEEAQAGTSSLQVMLDHHPVAITVEVKQEEDIKPPPPLVLNSQQSDTLEQREEHELVHVMERSLSPSLSSVDMRMTSSPSSIPRRDDFFRHESGEHFRSLLGYDPQILQMLKEEHQIILENQKNFGLYVQEKRDGLKRRQQLEEELLRAKIEVEKLKAIRLRHDLPEYNSL, encoded by the exons ATGGTAGGAAAGGCTAGATCTTCCAATTTTACCTTATCCGAAAAGCTTGATTTGCTAAAGCTTGTGAAGCCATATGTGAAAATTCTCGAAGAACACACTAATAAACATTCAGTAATAGTGGAAAAGAATAGATGTTGGGATATCATAGCAGTTAACTATAATGCAATTGGAGTAGACCGCCCTCCTCGAACAGCACAGGGCCTACGCACCCTTTACAAAAGGCTCAAAGAATATGCCAAACAGGAGCTATTGCAGCAAAAAGATACCCAATcagattttaaaagcaatatttcTGAGCCAACCAAGAAAGTTATGGAGATGATTCCCCagatttccagtttttgcctggtAAGAGACAGGAACCACATACAAAG TGCAAACTTGGATGAGGAGGCACAGGCTGGTACCAGTTCACTACAGGTAATGTTGGATCACCATCCTGTTGCTATTACAGTGGAGGTGAAGCAAGAAGAAGACATTAAACCACCTCCTCCACTGGTTTTAAATTCTCAACAGAGTGATACTTTAGAGCAAAGAGAAGAACATGAATTAGTACATGTTATGGAAAGATCCTTGTCGCCTTCACTTTCCTCTGTTGATATGAGAATGACATCGTCTCCATCTTCTATTCCAAGGAGAGATGATTTTTTTCGGCATGAGAGTGGTGAACACTTTAGGTCACTATTAGGGTATGATCCTCAGATCCTGCAAATGTTGAAAGAGGAGCATCagataattttagaaaatcaaaaaaattttgGATTGTATGTTCAGGAGAAGAGGGATGGATTGAAAAGAAGGCAGCAGCTAGAGGAAGAGCTACTAAGAGCAAAAATTGAAGTGGAGAAGCTGAAAGCAATTCGCTTACGGCATGATCTACCTGAATATAACAGTctctaa